From a single Myotis daubentonii chromosome 5, mMyoDau2.1, whole genome shotgun sequence genomic region:
- the PROB1 gene encoding proline-rich basic protein 1: MLIALAPPALPGLAGQLPSAPARRQDSSGSSGSYHTAPGSPEPPDVGPDAEGRANWPRVAPALGAGAQLRLSISAQNSRQQLQPGSGFPRGPGAGPRPPQPQPQPQPQLRMLPSGEMEVIFGAGALFSPSDSADREVQQLTARAFHSLSPPASPSPAAPQPQPQPPDGGSRWATYLELRPRGPSPATPAQFECVEVALEERALPARSRTVPKRQIELRPRPRSPPREGEAGAPRPRPLLRTGSLDESLGRLQAAAGLVQTALARKLSPAAPAPSGATFRPAERPEPETRTPVRSPRGAQEDGRSRPPRVHYSSAPARAPRPWPSLRERAIRRDKPAPGTEPLGPVSSSIFLQSGEKTQEAHNQELKARFPGDAPERTVLRPFESRDPWEVPSQAVRPRSPSPPRPAPNGTLQTSLGPPPRNLSPRSPAAPRVSSPSSPKESSAWENQDPTVEETVSRRSPSPATLSQWNPGAAKARSPSPEAPSPWEVQHPTIGATIEGNSSPSLPAVSSWEAPDRPTGPWGPSPQERWGPQMQGSSIASPQEALNGAVQGEPAPPTPPAPRTPELTEAQSPSAPDVPDLAFRDSQPLPEVAAPALALSRLMGTMDSDAPPEALGPGPAASGRPRVAIPRPRDMRKMVKTTYAPSFPAETPGSGLLAPPADPRPEKGGASKTQELQALGTPAPAHYTSVYLKDFLPVVSHPYEPPEPPPNTNPRDASQPNGVLRRRAENSTAKPFARTEIRLPGALALGHGLTETRGVPVRGPAGENRVMEAQRLVSDGEGPISPLGGAVSLPQRSSVGPAGPPQAGPSRPSSPQAHPSSSPGRAPTLEPPPSVPEPATAVREPHPREPQALAGRMAPPQPRAASAPPMDRSLEGPSQGARRPPGAANTGKVLVDPESGRYYFVEAPRQPRLRLLFDPESGQYVEVFLPPSPPGPPRRIYTPLALSPGLYPPAYGPIPGLSLPPSPGPPAYSGTQLPWASEAGPLERMYYLPVSGTPSPAPPLLLCAPPTGVGPAQPGKSSLFPV, encoded by the coding sequence ATGCTGATCGCGCTCGCCCCGCCAGCCCTGCCCGGGCTCGCAGGTCAACTACCCTCGGCCCCCGCGCGGCGCCAGGACTCCTCCGGTTCGTCAGGCTCCTACCACACGGCTCCCGGTTCCCCAGAGCCCCCGGACGTTGGGCCGGACGCGGAGGGCCGGGCAAATTGGCCCCGGGTGGCCCctgcgctgggggcgggggcgcagcTTCGCCTGTCCATCAGCGCCCAGAATAGCCGCCAGCAGCTCCAGCCCGGCTCGGGTTTCCCGCGAGGCCCGGGCGCAGGCCCGcggccgccccagccccagccccagccccagccccagctgcgcATGCTGCCGTCGGGGGAGATGGAAGTCATCTTCGGCGCCGGGGCCCTGTTCAGCCCCTCTGACTCGGCGGACAGAGAGGTGCAGCAGCTCACGGCGCGGGCTTTCCACAGCCTCTCTCCGCCCgcgtccccctcccccgccgcaccgcagccccagccccagccccccgaCGGTGGCTCCCGCTGGGCCACCTACCTGGAGCTGCGGCCCCGCGGGCCGAGTCCTGCCACCCCAGCGCAGTTCGAATGCGTGGAGGTGGCGCTGGAGGAGCGTGCCCTGCCCGCCAGGTCCCGGACGGTGCCCAAGCGTCAGATCGAGCTGCGCCCCCGGCCCCGGAGTCCTCcgcgggagggggaggcaggcgcACCGCGCCCGCGCCCGCTCCTGCGCACCGGCTCCCTGGACGAGTCGCTGGGCCGCCTGCAGGCCGCCGCGGGTCTCGTGCAGACGGCTCTGGCCAGGAAACTGAGCCCCGCGGCCCCTGCCCCCAGCGGCGCCACCTTCAGGCCCGCGGAGCGGCCGGAGCCAGAGACGCGGACACCGGTCCGCAGCCCCCGAGGGGCCCAGGAGGACGGCAGGTCTCGCCCACCCCGCGTGCACTATAGTTCAGCCCCTGCCCGGGCCCCCcggccctggcccagcctccgCGAACGCGCGATTCGTCGCGACAAGCCCGCGCCCGggactgagccactgggtccgGTTAGTTCAAGCATCTTCCTGCAATCCGGGGAGAAGACCCAAGAAGCGCACAACCAGGAACTCAAAGCGAGGTTCCCAGGAGACGCTCCGGAGCGAACCGTTCTGAGGCCTTTCGAGTCCAGGGACCCTTGGGAGGTCCCGAGTCAGGCTGTGAGGCCAAGGAGCCCATCCCCGCCGAGGCCGGCTCCCAATGGAACCCTGCAGACTTCTCTCGGCCCACCCCCCCGGAACCTGTCCCCGCGGAGTCCGGCTGCTCCGAGGGTGAGTAGTCCCTCCTCCCCGAAGGAATCCTCCGCGTGGGAAAATCAGGATCCCACCGTCGAGGAAACCGTCAGCAGGAGGAGCCCTTCCCCTGCGACCCTTTCCCAGTGGAACCCGGGTGCTGCCAAGGCAAGAAGCCCATCCCCTGAAGCTCCTTCGCCGTGGGAGGTTCAGCACCCCACAATCGGAGCTACCATCGAGGGGAATAGCAGCCCGTCCCTGCCGGCCGTGTCCTCATGGGAGGCTCCAGATCGTCCTACTGGGCCGTGGGGTCCATCGCCCCAAGAGAGGTGGGGTCCCCAAATGCAGGGCTCCTCGATAGCCTCTCCGCAGGAAGCTCTGAATGGCGCAGTCCAGGGGGAGCCGGCGCCGCCTACACCGCCCGCACCCAGGACTCCAGAGCTAACCGAGGCGCAGAGTCCCTCCGCACCGGACGTGCCGGATCTTGCCTTCCGAGACAGTCAACCGTTGCCAGAGGTGGCTGCACCCGCGCTGGCCCTCAGTCGCCTCATGGGCACCATGGATTCGGATGCGCCCCCGGAAGCCTTGGGCCCTGGACCAGCGGCCTCCGGACGCCCGCGCGTGGCTATTCCGCGGCCCCGTGACATGCGCAAGATGGTGAAGACCACGTACGCGCCGAGCTTCCCGGCGGAAACCCCCGGCTCAGGGCTGCTTGCGCCTCCTGCGGATCCCCGCCCCGAGAAGGGTGGTGCATCCAAGACGCAGGAGCTCCAGGCgctggggacccccgcccccgctcaCTACACCTCCGTTTATCTCAAGGACTTTCTGCCTGTCGTGTCGCACCCCTACGAGCCTCCAGAGCCACCCCCCAACACAAACCCCCGGGACGCTTCGCAGCCCAACGGGGTCCTGCGGCGGAGGGCAGAGAACAGCACGGCAAAACCCTTCGCGCGCACTGAGATCCGCCTGCCTGGTGCCTTGGCCTTGGGCCACGGACTGACGGAAACCCGGGGAGTCCCGGTGCGCGGTCCTGCAGGAGAGAACCGAGTTATGGAGGCCCAGCGCCTCGTCTCCGACGGCGAGGGTCCGATCAGCCCGTTAGGTGGAGCTGTCTCCTTACCCCAGCGGTCGTCCGTagggccagcagggcccccccaAGCCGGCCCATCCCGCCCCAGCTCCCCTCAGGCGCACCCTAGCTCGAGCCCTGGGAGAGCACCCACATTGGAGCCTCCCCCTTCTGTCCCCGAGCCTGCCACTGCCGTCCGGGAGCCCCACCCGCGGGAGCCCCAGGCATTGGCGGGCAGAatggccccgccccagccccgcgcAGCATCGGCGCCTCCTATGGACCGGTCCCTGGAAGGCCCCTCCCAAGGGGCACGCAGGCCACCCGGGGCCGCGAACACGGGGAAGGTCCTGGTGGACCCCGAGAGCGGCCGCTACTACTTTGTGGAGGCGCCGCGGCAGCCTCGGCTACGGCTGCTCTTTGACCCCGAGAGCGGGCAGTACGTGGAGGTGTTTTTGCCGCCCTCGCCCCCGGGGCCACCCCGCCGCATCTACACCCCGCTGGCCCTGAGTCCCGGCCTTTACCCGCCCGCTTATGGGCCTATCCCCGGCCTCTCACTGCCACCATCCCCAGGCCCGCCAGCCTACAGCGGCACCCAGCTACCCTGGGCTTCCGAGGCGGGGCCCCTGGAGAGGATGTACTACCTGCCAGTGAGTGGGACCCCCAGCCCCGCACCTCCTCTGCTCCTCTGCGCTCCTCCCACCGGCGTGGGTCCCGCCCAGCCTGGCAAGAGCTCCTTGTTCCCTGTGTGA
- the SPATA24 gene encoding spermatogenesis-associated protein 24 isoform X1, which translates to MATPEGWAQGGSGSVCLAFDQLRDVIESQEELIHQLRNVMVLQDENFVSKEEFQAVEKQLVEEKAAHAKTKVLLAKEEEKLQFALGEIEVLSKQLEKEKLAFEKALSTVKSRALQESSKKDQLITKCNEIESHIIKQEDILNGKENEIKELQQVISQQKQIFRNHMSDFRIQKQQENYMAQVLAQKHKKVSGTCQARSHQRPREK; encoded by the exons ATGGCGACGCCCGAAGGATGGGCGCAGGGGGGGTCGGGGTCGGTGTGTCTCGCCTTCGACCAACTGCGGGACGTAATTGAGTCTCAGGAGGAACTGATCCATCAGCTGAGGAACGTG ATGGTTCTCCAGGACGAAAATTTTGTCAGTAAAGAAGAGTTCCAGGCAGTGGAGAAGCAGTTGGTG GAAGAGAAAGCTGCTCATGCCAAgaccaaggtcctcctggccaaGGAAGAGGAGAAGCTGCAGTTTGCCCTTGGAGAGATAGAGGTGCTGTCTAAACAGCTGGAGAAAGAGAAGCTGGCCTTTGAAAAGGC GCTCTCCACTGTCAAGAGCAGAGCCCTGCAGGAGTCCAGCAAGAAGGACCAGCTCATCACCAAGTGCAATG AAATTGAGTCTCACATTATAAAGCAAGAAGATATACTTAATGGCAAAGAGAATGAGATTAAGGAATTGCAGCAAGTTATCAGCCAACAGAAACAGATCTTCAG GAATCACATGTCTGACTTCCGGATCCAGAAGCAGCAGGAGAACTACATGGCCCAGGTGCTAGCCCAGAAGCATAAGAAAGTCTCGGGGACATGTCAGGCCCGGAGCCACCAGCGTcccagggaaaaataa
- the SPATA24 gene encoding spermatogenesis-associated protein 24 isoform X2, whose protein sequence is MATPEGWAQGGSGSVCLAFDQLRDVIESQEELIHQLRNVMVLQDENFVSKEEFQAVEKQLVEEKAAHAKTKVLLAKEEEKLQFALGEIEVLSKQLEKEKLAFEKALSTVKSRALQESSKKDQLITKCNEIESHIIKQEDILNGKENEIKELQQVISQQKQIFSPRPA, encoded by the exons ATGGCGACGCCCGAAGGATGGGCGCAGGGGGGGTCGGGGTCGGTGTGTCTCGCCTTCGACCAACTGCGGGACGTAATTGAGTCTCAGGAGGAACTGATCCATCAGCTGAGGAACGTG ATGGTTCTCCAGGACGAAAATTTTGTCAGTAAAGAAGAGTTCCAGGCAGTGGAGAAGCAGTTGGTG GAAGAGAAAGCTGCTCATGCCAAgaccaaggtcctcctggccaaGGAAGAGGAGAAGCTGCAGTTTGCCCTTGGAGAGATAGAGGTGCTGTCTAAACAGCTGGAGAAAGAGAAGCTGGCCTTTGAAAAGGC GCTCTCCACTGTCAAGAGCAGAGCCCTGCAGGAGTCCAGCAAGAAGGACCAGCTCATCACCAAGTGCAATG AAATTGAGTCTCACATTATAAAGCAAGAAGATATACTTAATGGCAAAGAGAATGAGATTAAGGAATTGCAGCAAGTTATCAGCCAACAGAAACAGATCTTCAG CCCACGCCCAGCCTAG